The Nocardia sp. XZ_19_385 genome window below encodes:
- a CDS encoding single-stranded DNA-binding protein has product MSAGDTVITHIGNLTATPELRFTPAGVAVASFTVAATPRVFDRATNGWKDGAPLFLRCNLWREAAENLADSDLPAGARVIVSGRLKQRSYETREGEKRSVFELEVDEVGPSLRWATAKVNRKSGRSSNSGNGFGRAPISAAVAAVETEAGTREEREAWEVPVFAGPNPFTDRLAS; this is encoded by the coding sequence ATGTCCGCCGGCGATACCGTCATTACCCACATCGGGAATCTGACCGCTACGCCCGAGCTTCGTTTCACCCCAGCCGGGGTGGCGGTGGCCAGCTTCACCGTCGCGGCCACTCCACGGGTTTTCGACCGAGCCACCAATGGGTGGAAAGACGGTGCGCCGTTGTTCCTTCGCTGCAACCTCTGGCGCGAGGCGGCCGAGAACCTCGCCGACAGTGACCTGCCAGCCGGGGCGCGGGTGATCGTGTCCGGGCGGCTCAAGCAGCGCTCCTATGAAACCCGCGAGGGCGAGAAGCGCTCCGTGTTCGAGCTCGAGGTCGACGAGGTCGGGCCCTCGCTGCGCTGGGCCACCGCGAAAGTGAACCGCAAGTCCGGCCGAAGCAGCAACAGCGGCAACGGTTTCGGGCGCGCGCCGATCTCGGCAGCGGTCGCCGCGGTCGAGACCGAGGCCGGTACACGTGAGGAGCGCGAGGCGTGGGAGGTGCCGGTCTTCGCCGGGCCTAACCCGTTTACCGACCGCCTCGCCAGCTGA